One genomic region from Diabrotica undecimpunctata isolate CICGRU chromosome 9, icDiaUnde3, whole genome shotgun sequence encodes:
- the LOC140449896 gene encoding uncharacterized protein isoform X2 — protein sequence MIFFKVVKVLTLITFFCDVYSQNIYCRERERLVSTNAADLFQLVDATLGSNVTLKCAFCDEVDDGQAKNWFKSDKVGTKAKELTPGMENERELNRVAVNTDHSLNIFNVSLLDRGVYYCRNLEMKEINMGTNYYIDIIDTFTGEIETGNLSDWKIYYEEFVSPINKLLLESEGYDFVHARQNLQLSMELYTYWEPFSKCLCDRPGGRRQKKKRGLCRIKLRHNGTYNNVNDPDISYLLKGHEISCRSLRFEQIFPDISNRTRVIPDFIQVEMCVETCTLDDNGENKGWKVGKTKGFKYRKTFVLMEKSHLTLVCPESTLDNIVVWKKRGKSLKPGDASYSHMYVDSFNILYLVNVTNEEEGNYTCQVDDIQMQRIIVFIVGKSKFLSGELTRHMGYLGFILLLTVRRMESSSSTYSIRYFTIPFELYKRC from the exons ATGATATTCTTCAAGGTGGTTAAAGTTCTTACATTAATTACTTTCTTTTGTGATGTTTACTCCCAAAATATCTATTGCAGAGAACGCGAGAGACTCGTCTCGACAAATGCGGCTGATTTATTTCAATTAGTAGACGCAACTCTTGGATCAAATGTAACGTTAAAATGTGCATTTTGTGACGAAGTTGACGATGGACAAGCAAAAAATTGGTTCAAATCTGATAAAGTAGGAACAAAAGCTAAAGAGCTCACTCCAGGAATGGAAAACGAAAGAGAACTAAATAGAGTTGCAGTAAATACAGATCATAGTTTAAATATATTCAATGTTTCTTTACTTGATAGAGGAGTATATTATTGCCGAAACTTAGAAATGAAGGAAATTAATATGGGGACTAATTATTATATCGATATTATAGATACATTCACTGGAG AAATAGAAACAGGCAACCtgtctgattggaaaatataTTATGAAGAATTCGTATCACCTATCAATAAACTTTTGTTAGAATCTGAAGGATACGATTTTGTCCACGCCAGACAAAACTTACAGCTCTCTATGGAGCTGTATACTTATTGGGAACCTTTTAGTAAATGTTTGTGTGATCGACCTGGTGGTAGAAGACAAAAGAAAAAGCGAGGATTATGTAGAATTAAGTTAAGACACAATGGAACGTATAATAATGTTAACGATCCTGATATATCCTATCTTTTAAAAGGTCATGAAATATCTTGTAGATCGCTTAGATTTGAACAAATCTTTCCAG ACATAAGTAATCGAACGAGAGTTATACCCGATTTTATTCAAGTGGAAATGTGCGTGGAAACATGCACTCTTGATGATAATGGAGAGAATAAGGGGTGGAAAGTAGGTAAAACGAAGGGATTTAAATACAGGAAAACATTTGTCTTGATGGAAAAATCACATTTGACTTTGGTTTGTCCCGAATCAACTCTGGATAATATTGTGGTGTGGAAGAAACGCGGGAAGTCTTTAAAGCCAGGAGATGCAA GTTATTCCCATATGTATGTGGATTCTTTCAATATACTTTATCTAGTAAATGTGACAAATGAAGAAGAAGGAAACTATACTTGCCAAGTAGATGATATACAAATGCAAAggattattgtttttattgtaggAAAATCCAAATTTCTTTCAGGAGAACTCACGAGACATATGGGGTATTTGGGATTTATTCTTCTATTGACA
- the LOC140449896 gene encoding uncharacterized protein isoform X1, which produces MIFFKVVKVLTLITFFCDVYSQNIYCRERERLVSTNAADLFQLVDATLGSNVTLKCAFCDEVDDGQAKNWFKSDKVGTKAKELTPGMENERELNRVAVNTDHSLNIFNVSLLDRGVYYCRNLEMKEINMGTNYYIDIIDTFTGEIETGNLSDWKIYYEEFVSPINKLLLESEGYDFVHARQNLQLSMELYTYWEPFSKCLCDRPGGRRQKKKRGLCRIKLRHNGTYNNVNDPDISYLLKGHEISCRSLRFEQIFPDISNRTRVIPDFIQVEMCVETCTLDDNGENKGWKVGKTKGFKYRKTFVLMEKSHLTLVCPESTLDNIVVWKKRGKSLKPGDASYSHMYVDSFNILYLVNVTNEEEGNYTCQVDDIQMQRIIVFIVGKSKFLSGELTRHMGYLGFILLLTVPCYFAGLVVTWWRRHTFETYEDYMKGKGKIPYEEDDEMETLL; this is translated from the exons ATGATATTCTTCAAGGTGGTTAAAGTTCTTACATTAATTACTTTCTTTTGTGATGTTTACTCCCAAAATATCTATTGCAGAGAACGCGAGAGACTCGTCTCGACAAATGCGGCTGATTTATTTCAATTAGTAGACGCAACTCTTGGATCAAATGTAACGTTAAAATGTGCATTTTGTGACGAAGTTGACGATGGACAAGCAAAAAATTGGTTCAAATCTGATAAAGTAGGAACAAAAGCTAAAGAGCTCACTCCAGGAATGGAAAACGAAAGAGAACTAAATAGAGTTGCAGTAAATACAGATCATAGTTTAAATATATTCAATGTTTCTTTACTTGATAGAGGAGTATATTATTGCCGAAACTTAGAAATGAAGGAAATTAATATGGGGACTAATTATTATATCGATATTATAGATACATTCACTGGAG AAATAGAAACAGGCAACCtgtctgattggaaaatataTTATGAAGAATTCGTATCACCTATCAATAAACTTTTGTTAGAATCTGAAGGATACGATTTTGTCCACGCCAGACAAAACTTACAGCTCTCTATGGAGCTGTATACTTATTGGGAACCTTTTAGTAAATGTTTGTGTGATCGACCTGGTGGTAGAAGACAAAAGAAAAAGCGAGGATTATGTAGAATTAAGTTAAGACACAATGGAACGTATAATAATGTTAACGATCCTGATATATCCTATCTTTTAAAAGGTCATGAAATATCTTGTAGATCGCTTAGATTTGAACAAATCTTTCCAG ACATAAGTAATCGAACGAGAGTTATACCCGATTTTATTCAAGTGGAAATGTGCGTGGAAACATGCACTCTTGATGATAATGGAGAGAATAAGGGGTGGAAAGTAGGTAAAACGAAGGGATTTAAATACAGGAAAACATTTGTCTTGATGGAAAAATCACATTTGACTTTGGTTTGTCCCGAATCAACTCTGGATAATATTGTGGTGTGGAAGAAACGCGGGAAGTCTTTAAAGCCAGGAGATGCAA GTTATTCCCATATGTATGTGGATTCTTTCAATATACTTTATCTAGTAAATGTGACAAATGAAGAAGAAGGAAACTATACTTGCCAAGTAGATGATATACAAATGCAAAggattattgtttttattgtaggAAAATCCAAATTTCTTTCAGGAGAACTCACGAGACATATGGGGTATTTGGGATTTATTCTTCTATTGACA